Proteins co-encoded in one Hymenobacter swuensis DY53 genomic window:
- a CDS encoding TonB-dependent receptor plug domain-containing protein, whose product MRILTSFRSTAFGTSLLLLLGIAAPAAQAQNALAAPAQASGPSLYFLDGQPSTQQAINQLNRRTIASVNVVKGPDATRIFGAGAADGVMVVVTKRNVGSEAVAEFNRRYDIRPVETPVPPARP is encoded by the coding sequence ATGCGTATTCTTACCTCCTTCCGCTCTACTGCTTTTGGCACCAGCCTGCTTTTACTGCTTGGCATAGCGGCTCCGGCTGCGCAGGCCCAGAATGCCCTGGCCGCGCCGGCTCAAGCCAGCGGCCCCAGCCTGTATTTCCTCGACGGGCAGCCCTCCACCCAGCAGGCCATTAACCAACTCAACCGCCGCACTATTGCCAGCGTGAACGTAGTAAAGGGGCCTGACGCCACCCGCATCTTCGGGGCCGGTGCTGCCGATGGCGTTATGGTGGTAGTGACCAAGCGCAACGTGGGCTCTGAGGCCGTGGCAGAATTCAACCGCCGCTACGATATCCGGCCGGTGGAAACGCCTGTGCCACCCGCGCGCCCGTAA
- a CDS encoding MFS transporter produces the protein MSAPLVPSPSLRTPLLYAVFRAVWLASVVSNIGTWMQNVAGVWLVTTLTTSVLLVALMQAATSLPAFLLSLPAGALGDLVDRRRLLLCTQAFMGVVAFVLGGLTLAGQVSALSVLGFTFLLGLGSAINAPIWQTVTTELVPRPVLPFAITLNGVSNNIARAVGPALGGLIIAHYSPGYVFLLNGISFVGTWVVVRRWQRPPEVVRGSAESFLGAVRTGLRYVRYSPGICAVLVRTFAFAFGASAMWALLSVVTARRLHLSSGSYGALLSWLGAGAIAGAFLLGRAGHRLPYGRRALLGSGVFVGTNLGLAFMPSEYGLFPVMFLSGVAWLTAMTSFSTTVQLAVPRWVQARIVSIFMLVFQAGLSLGSIVWGELADRTTLVTALVAAAAWMLLSLVLAWPFPMVATASLDLEPAATGPAPGIPGLPTTATGPIAVLTEYEVAAADQPAFRRAAARLTRRRLRDGALRAGLQTTENRLTEYFYVASCAEYERQYHRFTREDAAVQQQLTAYHQGPEPPRLRCFLTATLLNDHSTPPLPEPLLLPG, from the coding sequence ATGTCCGCTCCTCTAGTTCCGTCTCCTTCGCTCCGCACGCCGCTGCTATACGCAGTTTTTCGGGCGGTCTGGCTGGCGTCGGTGGTGTCCAACATCGGGACCTGGATGCAGAACGTGGCCGGCGTGTGGCTGGTTACTACCCTCACCACTTCCGTGCTGCTGGTGGCCCTGATGCAGGCGGCTACCAGTCTGCCCGCCTTTCTGCTGAGTTTGCCGGCCGGCGCGCTGGGCGATTTGGTGGACCGGCGTCGGCTGCTGCTGTGCACGCAGGCGTTCATGGGGGTGGTGGCCTTTGTGCTGGGCGGGCTCACGCTGGCAGGGCAGGTATCGGCGCTGAGCGTGCTGGGGTTTACGTTTCTGCTGGGGCTGGGCTCGGCCATTAATGCGCCCATCTGGCAAACCGTGACTACGGAGCTGGTGCCCCGGCCGGTGCTGCCCTTCGCCATTACCCTCAACGGCGTGAGCAACAACATTGCCCGGGCCGTGGGCCCCGCGCTGGGCGGCCTGATTATCGCGCACTACTCGCCCGGCTACGTGTTTCTGCTCAACGGTATTTCTTTTGTGGGGACCTGGGTGGTGGTGCGCCGATGGCAACGCCCACCGGAGGTGGTGCGCGGTTCCGCCGAGAGCTTCCTGGGGGCGGTGCGTACGGGCCTGCGCTACGTGCGGTATTCGCCGGGAATTTGCGCGGTGCTGGTGCGCACGTTTGCCTTTGCCTTCGGGGCCAGTGCCATGTGGGCGCTGCTGTCGGTGGTGACGGCCCGGCGGCTGCATCTGAGCTCGGGCTCGTATGGCGCGTTGCTTTCCTGGCTGGGGGCGGGGGCTATTGCGGGGGCGTTTCTGCTGGGCCGGGCGGGCCACCGGCTGCCATACGGGCGGCGCGCCCTGCTGGGGTCCGGCGTATTCGTGGGCACCAACCTGGGGCTGGCGTTTATGCCCTCAGAATACGGGCTGTTTCCGGTGATGTTCCTTTCGGGCGTGGCCTGGCTGACGGCCATGACGAGCTTCAGCACCACCGTGCAGCTGGCCGTGCCTCGCTGGGTGCAGGCGCGCATTGTGAGCATTTTCATGCTGGTATTTCAGGCCGGACTTTCCTTAGGCAGTATAGTGTGGGGCGAGCTGGCCGACCGCACCACACTGGTCACGGCCTTGGTGGCCGCCGCTGCTTGGATGCTGCTGAGCCTGGTATTGGCCTGGCCCTTCCCGATGGTGGCCACCGCCAGCCTCGATCTGGAGCCCGCCGCCACCGGCCCGGCCCCAGGCATTCCTGGCCTCCCCACCACCGCCACCGGCCCCATAGCCGTGCTGACGGAATACGAAGTAGCTGCTGCCGACCAACCCGCTTTCCGGCGGGCGGCGGCCCGGCTTACCCGCCGCCGCCTGCGCGACGGTGCCCTACGTGCAGGCCTGCAAACGACAGAAAACCGCCTCACGGAGTACTTCTATGTGGCCTCCTGCGCTGAGTATGAGCGGCAGTACCACCGCTTCACGCGCGAAGACGCCGCCGTGCAGCAGCAGCTGACCGCCTACCATCAGGGGCCGGAACCCCCACGTTTGCGCTGTTTCCTGACTGCTACTTTATTGAATGACCACTCCACGCCTCCGCTGCCTGAACCACTGCTGCTGCCAGGTTAG